The genome window AGGAAGTCAAAGAAAAACACCGCTGGACCAGTGATTATAAAAAGAGCGAAACCGAAGAGCAGTGTGGTTTGCCACGCTTTTAGGCGCCATCTGCGTACTGCAGAAGTTCCACTCATGATACACCTTCCTTATTATGTGTATATATCTAAAGGCTACTTATTGTGGATGACAATGCTACCACCGGCGATGGCCGTCGTCGGGTCAGCGTTGTCGCTATTGTCAGTTTGATTGTCGTAGACAATATTGCCGCTAGCCTTGTCCCAAATCTTGATTCGGAACTTGTCTATGCCACCCCCGCCATTGACCTGGCCGTCTGTGGCAGTGAGTATGAAGCCGTAGCTTCCAGTCCCATTAATCGTCCCGGAACCCTTGTATTGAGCCTTTACCCCAGCAATAACAAGCCAATCATAGCTGGTGCTGTGGAAATTCAAATTGGCCATGCGGAACTGGAACTCGGTCTGCCCGGTTGGAATATCGGCACCCTTCTGGTACTTCGAAACAAAGCCAAAGGTGGCCTTTCCGGTAAGGTCAGGCTGAGCATAGGCTCCCGCTGGGGAATCAAACCAGCCGCCGCCGGTAACGAACCCTGCGCTCGGGTCATAAACGACAACGTAATGGTAGACTGCTTGTGCCGATGCTCCTGTCGCATCAACTACTGTCAGGGTAATGTCGTAGACGCCAGCCTGCTGCTAAAACAAAACGTGCATCCGGCCGTGGTTCAGCAGAGGTTGGGACACGCCAGTATAGCGACCACTATAGACGTATACTCTCATATCATGCCGGGTCTTCAAGCGGCTGCCGCCAACGGTTTTTGACGACTTCGTGCGCCCCCGCGGCAGGGAATCTCAAAAGGAAATTCCAGAGAAATTCGTAGCAAAATCCGCAGTGAATTCGTAGCAAGAAAGAAAAAGCCCTCGAAATCTTTTTGAAATCGGGGGTTTTTAGCTTCAAAAATTGGTAGCGGGGGTTGGATTCGAACCAACGACCTTCGGGTTATGAGCCCGACGAGCTGCCACTGCTCCACCCCGCGTCTCATTTTGAGTATAAGCTTTAGCGGTTGGGGTGTCAAGCCATTCTCAATGGGGCTGGTTGCTGTTCTCCGTGATTTCAATGAACCTTTTAAGCCTTTCCTCTTTGAGGAACGAGACTAAGGTTGACAAACAGCTTTCAGCAAAGTAAGATTAGTTATATTGGTAAGGTAGATACTGACCAGTACTGTCAGGTGGAATAACCTTACCTTTTGCCTATTTCTGGGCTGAGGAGTTACACCGATTTGAAAATACTGATGGTTTATCCCCAGTACCCGGATACCTTCTGGAGTTTTAAACACGCGCTAAAATTTGCCTCGAAAAGGGCGTCTTTCCCTCCTCTGGGTCTGCTGACGGTGGCGTCCATGCTCCCCGCTGACTGGGAGAAAAAGCTGGTAGATACTAACGTGATCTCTCTGGCTGATGAAGATATCAAGTGGGCTGATTATGTTTTTATCAGCGCAATGGCGGTGCAGCGTGACTCGGTGAGGGAGATTATCGCCCGCTGCAGGCAGCTTGGCGCCAGGATAGTTGCCGGCGGTCCTCTCTTTACTACCGGTCATGATGAGTTTGAGGGGGTCGACCATTTCGTGCTTGGTGAAGCTGAGGTTACCCTGCAGCCCTTTTTAGATGACCTGGTCAAGGGGCGCGCCAAACCTATTTACACCTCCAGCGGATGGCCGGATATCAGCCAGACCCCTCCCCCGATGTGGTCACTGATTGACATCAAACATTATTCAGCGATGAGTCTGCAGTATTCCCGGGGTTGTCCTTATAACTGCGAGTTTTGTGACATCGTCATACTGAACGGTCATAAACCCAGGACCAAGAGCAAACCTCAGACAGTAAACGAGCTGGAGGCTTTATACCAGCGTGGCTGGCGTGGAGCCATCTTTATTGTCGATGATAACTTTATCGGCAATAAGAGGAAGCTTAAGACGGAAACGCTGCCGGCGATAATTGAGTGGACGAAGGAGAAAAAATACCCGTTTACCTTCTATACCGAGGTCTCCATCAATCTGGCTGATGATGAAGAGCTGATGGGACTGATGATTGAGGCCGGGTTTGACCGCGTCTTTGTCGGTATTGAGACCCCGAATGAGGAAAGCCTGGCTGAATGTAACAAACAGCAAAACAGGGGGCGTGATTTGACCGCCTCAGTAAAGAAGCTGCAGAACCACGGGTTTGAAGTGCAGGGCGGATTTATTATCGGCTTTGATAATGACCCGGTCTCCATCTTCAGGAGCCAGATAAACTTTATCCAGAAGAGCGGTATCGTGACGGCGATGGTCGGCTTGCTCAATGCTCCGCGCGGTACCCGGCTTTACCAGCGTCTGAAAACGGAGAACCGTATATTAGAGTCCATGTCCGGCGATAACACTGACGGTTCCCTTAACTTTATCCCCAAGATGAACTACGAAACACTGATCACCGGCTACAAGCAAGTTCTGGATACCATTTACTCGCCCCGGCATTACTACGAGCGAATCAAGGAGTTCCTCAGAGAATACAAGCCGCCAAAACTGAAAACCATGCCTCACATGGAGCTTTATCATCTCGAAGCCTTTTTTAAGTCTATCTGGGTGCTGGGTATCAAAGAAAAAGGTAGAAAGTACTACTGGAAGCTTTTTATCTCGACCCTGTTCAAGCATCCTCGGGCTTTTCCTCTGTCGATAGCCCTCTCTGTCTTCGGTTACCACTTCCGCAAGGTCGCTGAGAGGTTCAGCGGGTCGCTGGCGGAGAATACACCGGTTTCAGGAGAATAAAGAAACCAGAGAAGAAAATTGCTCCTTACCTCTCCTCCTCGATGCCATTTTATACGCTAGCGGGTCGTTGTCTATTTTGTGGTCATGGTTTTATCTGCGCCGTGTTGATTAAACTGTCGCTGCGGAGGGTAACGATAAAAAATCCCGATTAAATGCTATTATCACGGGCGATTGCTTCGCCTCTCGCCGGCTCACAATGACACTATCAATCAGTTCCGAATGGTACCATGGTGGAAAGGCTGTATTTTCATTTTAGTTATGTTAAAATGTAGGTGCTGCTGCCGGGTCAGGTTTTGGTGGAGAAATCAGAGGGCACCCAGGCGGTCTGTTAAATCAATCGGTAGCCAGGAGGTATGGTGAAAGAAGACATCGAGCAGTTTCTGACTTTTCTTGCCGTAGAGAAAGGATTTTCCGATAATACGCTCACCGCTTATCGTAATGATCTTTCTCAATTGGCCGCTTTTGTTAATGGTGAGGCTACCGGGCCTGGTTCACCTCCGGTGTGGTCTGATTTCAACCGACAGGGAGTATTGAGCTATCTGCTCAACCTTAAAGAAAGGAACTATGCCGCCACGACTATTGCCCGTAAAGTGGCGGCAGCCAAGTCTTTCTTTAACTTCATGGTGACTGAAGGCAAATTAAAGGATAACCCCACGGAGAACGTGGGTTCACCCAATGTGGGCAGGTTGTTACCTAAGCCTATTTCAGTCAGTGAGGTCCGCCGCCTGTTAGAGCAGCCCGCCAAACTGTCTACGCCGGAAGCGAAAAGAGACCGGGCAATGCTGGAGTTACTATATGCCAGCGGCATGAGGGTAAGCGAGTTGATTTCCCTGAACCTGGGTGACGTGGATGTGACCGGTGATTCCGTGCGCTGTTTTGGCAAGGGAAACAAGGAGCGCCTTATCCCGATTTACCGGCAGGCAGCACTGATAGTCAAGGATTATATAGAAGGTGCCCGTACTCATCTGGCCCGTAATCGTGACGAGAAGGCTTTATTTCTTAACCGGCGCGGTGAGAGACTGACCCGGCAGGGTTTCTGGCAAATATTAAAGGGTTACGCTAAAGCGGCCGAGCTGGATGCGGAGATTACTCCTCATACGTTGAGACACAGCTTTGCTACTCATATGTTGAGCGGTGGCGCTGACCTGAGATCAGTGCAGGAGTTACTGGGTCACGCCAATATTTCTACCACGCAGGTTTATACCCATCTCACCACCGAGCACGTCCGGCGTGCCTATGAGAGATCTCATCCCAGGGCTAAATAGTTTAGCCGAGGGGTTGTACCGGAGAAGAAGACGCGGTATCTGAAGTAAAGAGTCTGTTGGGAGTTCAAAAAATGCCTGATAAGTCAAGTCACAGGAAAAAGAAGTATTCCGCACAGCCTAAAAAGAAGAAAGCGCATTCAAGCCATGCGGTCACCGTTGAACAATCTCCAGTTGGGGAGGTTGTTTCCACTACCAGAGTGGCGACTCCCGCCACTGCCACACCTTCACCGGCAGCGCAGCCGGCGGTTGTTCGGCATCCTTACATCGCCGCAGAACTGAAGACCATTGGCACCTTGACCGGTATCATGCTGGTTATTCTTATCGTACTGGCTTTAGTGCTAAACTGAACCTGTACCGCTGGCGAAGGTTATAATGAGCCTTAAACGGTGGCTTTTTGTCGCTATCTTCATATTTAGTGGCGGTGTGGTGGCCGGTCTGTCTTCTTCGGAGCCTGCCACAGGTCTCCTGGGAGAGAACCTGGCTGCTCTTGAGGAGATTGCCGATTTCTTGGCGCCACTTCCGCCATCGGAAGTCTTTGTTATTATTTTTCTGAAAAATGTCTCGGCTCTTTTAGTAAGTTTCCTCTTCAGCCCGCTTTTCTGCCTGGTACCGGTCACCGCGCTGGTGATTAATGGTTGGCTCCTGGGGCTGGTGTCAATTATGATAGTAGAGCAGGAATCCCTGGGCTATTTGCTGGCCGGTTTACTCCCTCACGGTATTTTTGAACTCCCGGCCTTCTTTCTGGGTGAAGCAGTGGCTCTTAGCTTTGGCGTCACGGTGATGCTCGCCCTGTTTAAGAAAGAAAGAGGACAGATAATCCGCTCCAGCCTCCGGCGGAATTTTAAGTATCTTTTCGTGGCGATATTATTGCTCTTGCCGGCAGCTATCATTGAGGCTTATATTACTCCGCTGCTACTGTCCCGTTGAACCGTTCCCTGTTACCGTTACTTGCCGTACCCGTCCGGGTGCGGTTATAATAGTGACCGAATAACATGAAAAGCGGGTGATTAGATGGAACAATATGGACTGGAGAAAATTCGTAATCTTGTTTTGTTGTCCCATAATGGCGCGGGAAAGACATCTCTCACTGAGGCTATTCTATTTGATACCAAGGTAACCACACGGCTGGGTAAGGTTGATGATGGCACTACTTTATCAGACTACGACCCGGCGGAAATAAAACACCATATCAGCATTAATCTGAGCATATTTCCCTTCCCGTGGCAGGATATCAAGATCAATCTGCTCGATACTCCCGGCTATTCTGACTTCGTCGCCGAGGTCAAGACGGGGATTCGTGTTAGTGAGGGGGCGGTAATCGTGGTGTGCGCGGCTTCCGGAGTGGAAGTTGGCACCGAGCAGGTCTGGGGCTATAGCGAGGAAGCCAATCTCCCCCGCTTGATCTTTGTCAATAAGATGGACCGTGAGAATGCTGATTTCTACCGCACTGTGAAGGGGATTCAGTCGAGGTTTGGCGCCCGGTGCCTGCCTCTGCAGTTACCGATCGGTGCTCACGTTGATTTTCAGGGAGTAGTTGACCTGCTGTCGATGAAAAGCTATGCCGCTTTTGATGATAAGGGGGGCGAAATACCCCAGAACCTGCAAGCCGAGGCAGAGTCTTACCGTGAAAAGCTGATTGAGGCGGCGGCGGAAGCCAGTGATAGCCTGCTGGAGAAGTATCTCGGGGGAGAAGATCTCAGCCCGCAGGAAATCAGTGATGGTCTGGTGCAAGCGGTATTGACCGGCCGGATAGTACCGGTTCTGGCCGGTTCGGCCTTAAAGAATATTGGAATTCAACTGTTGCTGGATGCCATAAATGCTTATCTGCCATCTCCCGCAAAACGCGGGGTGACGATCACCAGTGATTCCGGTGAGATGGAGATAATTGAACCTCGTGAGGAGCCTCCTCTAGCCAGCCTGGTATTTAAGACCAGCGCCGACCCTTACGTAGGCAAGCTTACTTACTTCCGGGTTTATACCGGCGTTATGGAGAGTAACTCCCAGGTCTGGAATTCAACCAAGGGTGAAGCGGAGCGTATAGGGCAGCTATTTATGGTCAGGGGCAAGAGCCAGGAGCCGGTGCCGCAGGTCAGGGCGGGAGACATCGGGGGGGTGGCGAAATTGAATGTAAGCACTACCGGGGACACGCTGTGCAGTCGTGATAAGCCGGTGAAAATGGTCCCCATTTCCTTTCCTAAACCAGTCTTCAGTGCGGCGGTGTATCCCAAGACCAAGGCTGACCTTGATAAACTGGGAGCCGCCTTATCCCGGCTGACCGAAGAAGACTCTACCCTGAAGATGCACCGGGATAGGGACACCGGAGAGACCATTCTATCCGGGCTGGGTGAGACTCAGC of Dehalococcoidales bacterium contains these proteins:
- a CDS encoding B12-binding domain-containing radical SAM protein, giving the protein MKILMVYPQYPDTFWSFKHALKFASKRASFPPLGLLTVASMLPADWEKKLVDTNVISLADEDIKWADYVFISAMAVQRDSVREIIARCRQLGARIVAGGPLFTTGHDEFEGVDHFVLGEAEVTLQPFLDDLVKGRAKPIYTSSGWPDISQTPPPMWSLIDIKHYSAMSLQYSRGCPYNCEFCDIVILNGHKPRTKSKPQTVNELEALYQRGWRGAIFIVDDNFIGNKRKLKTETLPAIIEWTKEKKYPFTFYTEVSINLADDEELMGLMIEAGFDRVFVGIETPNEESLAECNKQQNRGRDLTASVKKLQNHGFEVQGGFIIGFDNDPVSIFRSQINFIQKSGIVTAMVGLLNAPRGTRLYQRLKTENRILESMSGDNTDGSLNFIPKMNYETLITGYKQVLDTIYSPRHYYERIKEFLREYKPPKLKTMPHMELYHLEAFFKSIWVLGIKEKGRKYYWKLFISTLFKHPRAFPLSIALSVFGYHFRKVAERFSGSLAENTPVSGE
- the xerD gene encoding site-specific tyrosine recombinase XerD, with the translated sequence MVKEDIEQFLTFLAVEKGFSDNTLTAYRNDLSQLAAFVNGEATGPGSPPVWSDFNRQGVLSYLLNLKERNYAATTIARKVAAAKSFFNFMVTEGKLKDNPTENVGSPNVGRLLPKPISVSEVRRLLEQPAKLSTPEAKRDRAMLELLYASGMRVSELISLNLGDVDVTGDSVRCFGKGNKERLIPIYRQAALIVKDYIEGARTHLARNRDEKALFLNRRGERLTRQGFWQILKGYAKAAELDAEITPHTLRHSFATHMLSGGADLRSVQELLGHANISTTQVYTHLTTEHVRRAYERSHPRAK
- a CDS encoding stage II sporulation protein M encodes the protein MSLKRWLFVAIFIFSGGVVAGLSSSEPATGLLGENLAALEEIADFLAPLPPSEVFVIIFLKNVSALLVSFLFSPLFCLVPVTALVINGWLLGLVSIMIVEQESLGYLLAGLLPHGIFELPAFFLGEAVALSFGVTVMLALFKKERGQIIRSSLRRNFKYLFVAILLLLPAAIIEAYITPLLLSR
- the fusA gene encoding elongation factor G, whose amino-acid sequence is MEQYGLEKIRNLVLLSHNGAGKTSLTEAILFDTKVTTRLGKVDDGTTLSDYDPAEIKHHISINLSIFPFPWQDIKINLLDTPGYSDFVAEVKTGIRVSEGAVIVVCAASGVEVGTEQVWGYSEEANLPRLIFVNKMDRENADFYRTVKGIQSRFGARCLPLQLPIGAHVDFQGVVDLLSMKSYAAFDDKGGEIPQNLQAEAESYREKLIEAAAEASDSLLEKYLGGEDLSPQEISDGLVQAVLTGRIVPVLAGSALKNIGIQLLLDAINAYLPSPAKRGVTITSDSGEMEIIEPREEPPLASLVFKTSADPYVGKLTYFRVYTGVMESNSQVWNSTKGEAERIGQLFMVRGKSQEPVPQVRAGDIGGVAKLNVSTTGDTLCSRDKPVKMVPISFPKPVFSAAVYPKTKADLDKLGAALSRLTEEDSTLKMHRDRDTGETILSGLGETQLQVAAEKVLAKFGVGIELKTPKIPYRETIMVPAKAEYKHKKQTGGHGQYGHVMLELEPLPRGSGHEFVDKVVGGRIPKNYIPAVEKGVNEAVQEGVLAHYPVTDVRITVYDGSFHPVDSSEICFKIAGAGAVRNGLSQAQPVLLEPVMNITVRVPEDYTGDIIGDLNTKRAQVQGMNPEDGTNVIQAQVPLAEVLNYTIDLKSITQGKGSFEMEFSHYQETPQHIAQKVVAEKQAERV